The genomic stretch CAAACATGATCGTTTCCGGCAAGAAATGCCCCACACAGGCCGGCATTGAAGAGGTCGCCGAGAAAACGGTAAAATGTTTCCGCGATGCTGTTCCGGCAGCGGTGCCCGGCATTGTGTTCCTCTCAGGCGGTCAGTCTGATAGGGAGGCCACAGCGCATCTTAATGCCATGAATGCACAATACAAAGACCAAATGCCCTGGCAGTTGTCCTTCTCTTATGGCCGTGCCCTACAGGCGGCGCCGCTACAGGCGTGGGGTGGAAAAAAGGAAAATGTTGCCGCTGCGCAGGCCGCTTTTGCCCACAGGGCCAAAATGAACGGCCTTGCCCAACTGGGTGACTGGTCGCAGGGTCTCGAACAGGCAGCCTGATCCTTGTCCTCCATGTCGGAAATGAGCCGTGATCTGATCTTCTGGCCAGTTGCGGCTCACTTTTTTCTGCTGGTCTTTCTCTATGCGTGGTTGTCCCTCGTGCGTTTTGAGCAGCGGGCAGGCAAAGCCGTGGCAGGGCTTGAAGCGCGCATTTCCGCCAACCTGTCCAACCAGTTTGAAGCGCCCCTGCTTTTTTATGCGATCATCATTCTTCTCTGGACGGAAAACCTGATCAGCCTGACGCAGCTTGTGCTGGCCTGGCTTTTCATTGCCGGGCGGTTGCTGCATACGGCCATTCACACCCTCACGTCCGGGGTGATCCTGCGCGGCATGGTCTTCATGATAAATTTCGTGGCTGTTTTCGGCTTGTGGGGATTGTTCCTCAAGGATCGATTATTCGGAGGCTGACAGAATGCGTGACCAGGCGTGCCGACTTTACCTCATTACACCCGCACAGATTGATGATGCTGGCAGCTTTTGTGCTGAACTGGAAAACCTGCTTGTGGCAGGGCAGGGCACAGCCGCTGAAATTGCCTGTCTTCAGTTGCGCCTGAAAAACGTGCCGGATGAAACCGTTCTGGCGATGGCACGGGCAATTCTGCCCGTTGCCCACAAATATGACTGCGCGTTTCTGATCAATGACCGGCCTGATCTGGCGAAATCAGCCGGGGCCGATGGCGCCCATATCGGCCAGTCGGATATGGCATATGCCCGGGCGCGTGACATGCTGGGCCCTGAGGCGTCCATCGGGGTGACCTGCCACGCCTCGCGCCATCTCGCAATGCAGGCCGGGGAAGCGGGCGCCGACTATGTTGCGTTTGGCGCCTTTTACCCCACCACCACCAAAGAGGTGAGCCATCAGGCGGAGCCTGAAATCCTCACGGCCTGGAGCCAGATGACTACGGTCCCCTGCGTAGCCATCGGCGGCATAACGCCTGAAAACGCGCGCCCGCTGGTTGCCGCCGGGGCTGATTTTCTCGCTGTGTCCGGCACTATCTGGCATCATCCGGGCGGGCCTGCCGTGGCCATGGAAGCGTTCGCAGCAGTGCTGGATTAACGCGGTCTGTGAACGCGTCTTGTGCTGACTGAAAAAAACTGGCAGCGCTTCAGGGGGAATATTTATGGCCACGTTTGGCCGTTTCTGCCTTATTCAACCATCAGGGCGAGGGGCTAAAGTCGCCGTAAAGCGATTACTGAGTGGATAGGCTGACGTCTCTGGATTTGGAAACAATGGGCCGCTAAATTCATCAAGATGAAACAGATTTTATCAGCCATATCGCTTATTGTAGCCGACTATGATGAAGCTATAGAGTTCTACGTCACTAAGCTCGGCTTCGATCTTTTGGAGGATATGCCACTAAGTGCTGATAAAAGGTGGGTGAGAGTAGCGCCACCTAACGCTTGCGCACAAGGCAGCTCGCTTCTGCTTGCAAAAGCAGCGAGTGAAAATCAGAATAAAGCTATTGGCAACCAAACTGGTGGTCGTGTTTTCCTTTTTCTTCATACCGATGATTTTGAGCGAGACTATTCAAGGTTCAAACATGCGGGTGTGAATTTTCGGGAAGAACCGAGAAATGAGAGCTACGGGCGCGTTGTTGTGTTTGAGGATTTATACGGAAACTTATGGGACTTGATCCAAAACAACAGTGCTTCTGATGAGTAAATGCTGTATTAATTCGATCAGTATAACGATACCTTAGGTTAATGCATTAAACGACGCTCCACGAAATATGTGCACCATCCTAAAGTGACAAAATTCTTCTTGGTCATCTTAAGTCGCCCTGAAACGGACGCTCATTAAATTATTCGCGCGTTACTTGGTATGCCGGAGCGGCGCGACTAGATGCACAGTTTTCGGAAGCGCTGGTCATCAGAAAAGCTTCAGGCGCATCCAAAAAGTCGGCACTGATAGACATCGCGCAGCCATCACCTCCCCATTGCTGCGTGGAGCTATGGCTGCCACCTCGTATTGTTACGACCATACTGTTCGGAAGCGTCTTAGCTGCCAACTCACCCCATTTTGGAGGGGTGAGGGGATCAAACTCTCCTGCAATAATTAAGGTTGGAACATTTGAAACAACGGGTTCCGTGATCCTCGGGTCGATTGCTGGCACAGCCCAGGCGTCACATAACTCTGGATCAATAGCTGCGCTTTCATAGCCACCGAGAACCTTGCCTGGATTTTCAGAATTGCTTCTTTCGCTGAAGGGTAAAGCTTCGCTACACCAGACCGAAAACCGCATACCCCATGCAAAGTCGGAGGCTTGCGGTGGGTCAGCTAATGCACTGAAGAGTTCCGGTTCCAGCTTAGCCACCTGATCCATCATCATTGGAGCGCGACGAACGCCGCTCTCCGAAGTAATCTGGATGAGCGATACAAGACTTGGGGCGGTCACAGTCTCATCAAACGTATCAATCTTGAGCGGCGAGGCTGAAACCTCTGCTATAGTCTGGAAAAAGCGTTCTTCCAAAGCTGGAAAAGCTTCAGCGCAATCAGGTTGAGCTGCACAGTCTCTGGCGATCGCACGTAATGCATTCTCAAAATTTTGGGCGCTTTCGTCGTCATATTTTGCATTTGGCGGGAGCGGCGAGTCGAGCACCATAGATTCTACACTGCTGCCGTAGATCTTGGCATAAATGAGCGCCAATCGCGTGCCATAGGACCCTCCATACAAGCTCCAAGATTCAATCTCCAAAGCTTGACGAAGGGCCTCGAGGTCAGCCGCACTGGTAATGCTATTATAAGTCCCGAGGCGAACGCCTGATGCTTCTAATCGCGTCTTACATGCGCGGACTGAGGTGACTTGATCAGAACTCGTGGCGACCGCATCACGATATTCGGGACACATCAGTGCTGGTGTCGCATAGTGAGTGCCGCGTTGCCCAATGACGATAAAGTCTCGATCTTTCAGCCAAGGATAGGCACCTGGAAAAGCAGCTGTTCGCATTGCAGCGGTGCCAGGGCCACCTGCGAGGTACACGACCGGACTTTTATTAGACTCTGATTTGGAGTGTATGATTGCGACTGGTAATCGAACATCCGTCGATTGAGGGTCGATTCGATCTTCTGGAACGATGAGCCAACCCAATGTTGCATTGAAAGAAGCTGGAACAGCCACAGGAAAATCCTGTCCTGTCGCTATGGCTTCGAATCTGGGTCTCTCTACAAACTCTGAGATGGGTGTTTGACACGCCGCCAAAATTATAAAAAGCACACTTGAGAGGACAACTTTTGGGTGCATCACTAGCCTCTTTTCGAATGATGTTTTCTTACTACAGCTTTTTTAGATTTTTGTTGATCCATAATCAGAACCTTTGATCGGCGTGTAAAGCGTCCTTGGCGGCAGCCATCTGTTTCATGACTCGTGGCCGCGTTTATAAGGGACGGGTCAGTAGTCAAAATGGGACATGGCCAAACCATTCCGTAAGTTGACGCTTGAGGGGGAAGCCCCGTATCCTGCCGGACAAGAACTGAGATACGATATCGTCAGGACACCATGGGCTTTTTTACTTCACGCCGGACGTCACCCGGCAGATTGATTGCCGCGGCTTTGATAGCTGCTGGCCTGACCAGTGTTCCGCCGGTTTCTGCAGCACAGGCGCAAGGCACTGGCAGCGCCGGTCTCATTCGCGGCGGCAGTCTGCAGCCTGCCATTGATGCCTGGCAGTCAGGCGATTATCGCCGTGCCCGTATCATCGCTGAACCACTGGCAGAGGCGGGAGACCCGGATGCCCAATATCTTCTTGGCATGATGTATCATGATGGGCTTGGCGGGCAGGCGGATCAGGCTGGCGCGCGTGTCCTTTATGTCAAAGCGGCCATGGCCGGTCATGCCTATGCTCAGTACACTCTGGGCGAGCTTGCCTATCATGGGCGCGGCGTAGAGCAGGATTTTCACCGCGCCGCCGGCTGGTA from Parvularcula sp. IMCC14364 encodes the following:
- a CDS encoding alpha/beta hydrolase, with the translated sequence MHPKVVLSSVLFIILAACQTPISEFVERPRFEAIATGQDFPVAVPASFNATLGWLIVPEDRIDPQSTDVRLPVAIIHSKSESNKSPVVYLAGGPGTAAMRTAAFPGAYPWLKDRDFIVIGQRGTHYATPALMCPEYRDAVATSSDQVTSVRACKTRLEASGVRLGTYNSITSAADLEALRQALEIESWSLYGGSYGTRLALIYAKIYGSSVESMVLDSPLPPNAKYDDESAQNFENALRAIARDCAAQPDCAEAFPALEERFFQTIAEVSASPLKIDTFDETVTAPSLVSLIQITSESGVRRAPMMMDQVAKLEPELFSALADPPQASDFAWGMRFSVWCSEALPFSERSNSENPGKVLGGYESAAIDPELCDAWAVPAIDPRITEPVVSNVPTLIIAGEFDPLTPPKWGELAAKTLPNSMVVTIRGGSHSSTQQWGGDGCAMSISADFLDAPEAFLMTSASENCASSRAAPAYQVTRE
- a CDS encoding MAPEG family protein, which encodes MSEMSRDLIFWPVAAHFFLLVFLYAWLSLVRFEQRAGKAVAGLEARISANLSNQFEAPLLFYAIIILLWTENLISLTQLVLAWLFIAGRLLHTAIHTLTSGVILRGMVFMINFVAVFGLWGLFLKDRLFGG
- the thiE gene encoding thiamine phosphate synthase, producing MRDQACRLYLITPAQIDDAGSFCAELENLLVAGQGTAAEIACLQLRLKNVPDETVLAMARAILPVAHKYDCAFLINDRPDLAKSAGADGAHIGQSDMAYARARDMLGPEASIGVTCHASRHLAMQAGEAGADYVAFGAFYPTTTKEVSHQAEPEILTAWSQMTTVPCVAIGGITPENARPLVAAGADFLAVSGTIWHHPGGPAVAMEAFAAVLD
- a CDS encoding VOC family protein; its protein translation is MKQILSAISLIVADYDEAIEFYVTKLGFDLLEDMPLSADKRWVRVAPPNACAQGSSLLLAKAASENQNKAIGNQTGGRVFLFLHTDDFERDYSRFKHAGVNFREEPRNESYGRVVVFEDLYGNLWDLIQNNSASDE